A single genomic interval of Streptomyces sp. BA2 harbors:
- a CDS encoding DNA polymerase III subunit delta': MTVWDDLVGQERVSEQLSAAARDADTLVTAVAAGTPRPEASKMTHAWLFTGPPGSGRSTAARAFGAALQCTSPDRALGGAPGCGFCDGCHTSLVGTHADVQVVRTDLLSIGVKETRELVRRAQMSPAGGRWQVIVLEDADRLTEGAGNVLLKAVEEPAPRTVWLLCAPSLEDVLPTIRSRCRHLTLRTPPVDAVADVLIRRDGIEPDVAAAAARATQGHIGRARRLATDPRARERRAAVLKLPMRVEDIGGCLKAAQELIDTAGDDAKQVAEEVDVKETDDLKAALGAEKGGRMPRGTAGVMKDLEDRQKRRRTRTQRDSLDLALIELTGVYRDVLTLQLGSRVALANTEVLDMLERLARGTSPESTLRRIEAIGACRTALERNVAPLLAVEAMTVALRAG; this comes from the coding sequence ATGACCGTATGGGACGACCTGGTGGGCCAGGAGCGGGTGAGTGAGCAGCTCAGTGCCGCCGCCCGGGACGCCGACACGCTGGTCACCGCCGTGGCCGCGGGCACCCCGCGGCCCGAGGCGTCGAAGATGACGCACGCCTGGCTGTTCACCGGGCCGCCCGGCTCCGGGCGGTCCACCGCCGCCCGCGCCTTCGGTGCCGCGCTCCAGTGCACCAGCCCGGACCGCGCGCTCGGCGGCGCCCCCGGCTGCGGCTTCTGCGACGGTTGCCACACGAGCCTGGTCGGCACGCACGCCGACGTCCAAGTGGTGCGTACGGACCTGCTGTCCATCGGCGTCAAGGAGACCCGTGAGCTGGTCAGGCGGGCACAGATGTCGCCCGCGGGCGGCCGCTGGCAGGTCATCGTCCTGGAGGACGCCGACCGCCTCACCGAGGGCGCGGGCAACGTCCTGCTTAAGGCCGTGGAAGAGCCCGCCCCCCGCACCGTATGGCTCCTCTGCGCGCCCTCGCTCGAGGACGTGCTGCCCACCATCCGCTCGCGCTGCCGCCATCTGACGCTGCGTACGCCTCCGGTGGACGCCGTCGCGGACGTACTCATCCGGCGTGACGGCATCGAGCCCGATGTCGCCGCTGCCGCCGCGCGCGCCACCCAGGGGCACATCGGCCGCGCCCGCCGCCTCGCGACCGACCCGCGGGCACGCGAGCGCCGTGCCGCCGTGCTCAAGCTGCCCATGCGCGTGGAGGACATCGGCGGCTGCCTCAAGGCCGCGCAGGAGTTGATCGACACGGCGGGCGACGACGCGAAGCAGGTCGCCGAGGAAGTCGACGTCAAGGAGACCGACGACCTGAAGGCGGCGCTCGGCGCGGAGAAGGGCGGCCGGATGCCGCGCGGCACGGCGGGCGTCATGAAGGACCTGGAGGACCGGCAGAAGCGCCGCAGGACCCGCACCCAGCGCGACAGCCTCGACCTCGCGCTCATCGAGCTGACCGGTGTCTACCGCGACGTGCTCACCCTGCAGCTCGGCTCGCGCGTGGCACTGGCCAACACGGAGGTGCTCGACATGCTGGAGCGCCTGGCGCGAGGCACATCGCCCGAGTCCACGCTGCGCCGCATCGAGGCGATCGGCGCCTGCCGCACGGCACTGGAGCGCAATGTGGCGCCGCTGCTCGCGGTAGAGGCGATGACGGTGGCGCTGCGGGCGGGCTAA
- a CDS encoding LppU/SCO3897 family protein encodes MSEPISPAPRPSRPPGSTARGCLAALGAIGAVLIVILLLNQGEDDDGNSAAPGPSTSTPYTSDPYSDAPSTDDPYDTGTAPAPAATPTSQAPTPFTSGTCLNGTLPDSTTAQEVNDVEEVSCSASDAHYEVIETIPMTSEMSRCNDNPKTQYAFSYRYTLNGSTINEYVYCLIGLGSYAR; translated from the coding sequence GTGTCTGAACCCATATCGCCGGCCCCACGGCCCAGCCGCCCACCCGGCTCCACCGCCCGCGGCTGCCTGGCGGCGCTCGGCGCCATCGGCGCCGTACTCATCGTCATCCTGCTGCTGAACCAAGGGGAGGACGACGACGGCAACAGCGCCGCTCCGGGCCCCTCGACCAGCACCCCTTACACGAGCGACCCATACTCGGACGCCCCATCCACAGACGACCCGTACGACACCGGAACGGCCCCGGCCCCCGCCGCGACGCCCACAAGCCAGGCCCCCACCCCCTTCACGTCGGGGACCTGCCTCAACGGCACGCTGCCGGACTCCACGACAGCGCAGGAGGTCAACGACGTGGAGGAGGTGTCCTGCTCGGCGTCCGACGCCCACTACGAGGTGATCGAGACGATCCCCATGACGTCAGAAATGAGCCGCTGCAACGACAACCCGAAAACCCAATACGCCTTCTCGTACCGCTACACCCTCAACGGCTCGACCATCAACGAGTACGTCTACTGCCTGATCGGCCTCGGCTCATACGCCCGCTGA
- a CDS encoding FxLYD domain-containing protein: MNRTQATRATKTTRIATTAATTAATAALLALATTACSDSDVDKVKDRAASATAKAGEAVASATEAAASKMAEVKDGADAKGDVKVDGPTKSENDRATAKITATNTTDKKADYTISVNFRDGDGNLLDTAVLNISDVEADQSKSATASSNRSLSGSPKAEIGRALRH; this comes from the coding sequence ATGAACCGCACCCAAGCCACCCGCGCCACCAAAACCACCCGCATCGCCACCACCGCAGCCACCACCGCAGCCACCGCCGCCCTCCTCGCCCTCGCCACCACCGCCTGCTCGGACAGCGACGTGGACAAGGTCAAAGACAGGGCCGCCTCCGCCACAGCCAAGGCGGGCGAAGCCGTCGCCTCCGCCACGGAGGCTGCCGCGTCCAAGATGGCCGAGGTGAAGGACGGGGCGGACGCGAAGGGCGACGTAAAGGTCGACGGCCCCACCAAGTCAGAGAACGACCGGGCAACGGCCAAGATCACGGCCACCAACACCACGGACAAGAAGGCGGACTACACCATCTCCGTCAACTTCCGCGACGGCGACGGCAACCTCCTGGACACGGCAGTCCTCAACATCAGCGACGTCGAAGCCGACCAGTCGAAGTCCGCCACAGCCAGCAGCAACCGCTCCCTCTCCGGCTCCCCGAAGGCAGAAATCGGCAGGGCACTACGCCACTGA
- a CDS encoding TetR/AcrR family transcriptional regulator: protein MSPKQQRGEETADRLLEAALQVYADSGEQGVTVGALTKASGVSLGSLYHHFGSVDGLMSALLVRWLGRLLTELGASVERSRTARTGIRSLVRAYLRFIQENPDAARLLHSSYADRLGMAQARQLRDAQEARLSPLTGWMQQHVDSGEVAPLPMSLIEGLVLGPVVATARRWLAGYDDVDLDQAARLLPERIWRSIVP, encoded by the coding sequence ATGAGCCCCAAGCAGCAACGCGGTGAAGAGACCGCCGACCGACTCCTGGAGGCCGCGCTCCAGGTGTACGCCGACTCCGGCGAGCAGGGCGTGACCGTCGGCGCGCTCACCAAGGCCAGTGGTGTCAGCCTCGGCAGTCTCTACCACCACTTCGGCAGCGTCGACGGCCTCATGAGCGCCCTGCTGGTGCGCTGGCTCGGCCGTCTCCTCACCGAGCTCGGCGCTTCCGTGGAGCGTTCCCGTACGGCACGGACCGGTATCCGCTCCCTTGTGCGGGCCTACCTGAGGTTCATCCAGGAGAACCCGGACGCCGCCCGGCTCCTGCACTCCTCGTACGCCGACCGGCTCGGGATGGCGCAGGCCCGGCAGCTCCGTGACGCCCAGGAGGCCAGGCTGTCCCCGCTGACCGGCTGGATGCAGCAGCACGTCGACTCGGGTGAGGTCGCTCCGCTTCCCATGTCCTTGATCGAGGGGCTGGTCCTGGGGCCCGTCGTCGCGACCGCGCGCCGCTGGCTCGCCGGGTACGACGACGTCGATCTCGATCAGGCGGCGCGGCTTCTGCCGGAGCGGATTTGGCGGTCGATCGTTCCCTGA
- a CDS encoding response regulator transcription factor, whose product MCAFVLVAEDDEKQAELVRRYLEREGHTVAVVHDGRAAIDEVRRRPPDLLVLDVMMPRVDGLGVTRVLRAGSGGGSGVGSGGGGGSVAGIPILMLTARTTEDDLLLGLDLGADDYLTKPYSPRELMARVRTLLRRSQGTHHPVVEGAEAVPRVLRVGGLSVDPVRHEVTVDGRLVECTPGEFELLAALAAEPERVFTRPQLLDRIHGSSGYISVRTVDVHVLNLRKKIEADPRRPRHLVTVFGVGYKLTGAAFRAAPAPGPAPRPALGPAPGPAPVPAPGQALGAAARRGA is encoded by the coding sequence ATGTGCGCTTTTGTCCTGGTCGCGGAGGATGACGAGAAACAGGCCGAGCTGGTCCGCCGCTATCTGGAGCGCGAGGGCCACACGGTCGCCGTCGTCCACGACGGGCGCGCCGCGATCGACGAGGTGCGGCGCAGGCCGCCGGACCTGCTCGTGCTCGACGTGATGATGCCGCGGGTCGACGGCCTCGGCGTCACACGCGTCCTGCGGGCTGGGAGCGGTGGCGGGAGTGGGGTCGGGAGCGGCGGTGGGGGCGGCTCCGTCGCCGGGATTCCTATTCTGATGCTGACCGCCCGGACGACCGAGGACGATCTGCTGCTCGGGCTCGATCTCGGGGCCGACGACTATCTGACGAAGCCGTACAGCCCGCGCGAGCTCATGGCCCGTGTCCGTACGTTGCTGCGGCGCTCCCAGGGCACGCACCATCCCGTCGTCGAAGGCGCCGAAGCAGTGCCGCGTGTGTTGAGGGTGGGCGGGCTCTCCGTCGATCCGGTGCGGCACGAGGTGACCGTCGACGGGCGGCTCGTCGAGTGCACTCCGGGGGAGTTCGAGCTGCTCGCGGCGCTGGCGGCGGAGCCTGAGCGGGTGTTCACACGGCCCCAGCTGCTTGATCGTATTCATGGGTCTTCGGGGTACATATCGGTGCGCACCGTCGACGTACACGTACTGAATCTGCGCAAGAAGATCGAGGCCGATCCGCGCAGGCCGCGCCATCTCGTGACGGTCTTCGGCGTCGGGTACAAGCTCACGGGTGCGGCCTTCCGCGCGGCCCCGGCCCCTGGGCCTGCCCCCAGGCCCGCCCTCGGACCGGCCCCCGGGCCCGCCCCCGTACCCGCCCCCGGACAGGCCCTCGGGGCGGCGGCGCGACGTGGTGCGTGA
- a CDS encoding ATP-binding protein codes for MRDIPFRKSLLPRLLAVSVLVSVVSIAATAWLAAQTTSGAIRQEQGQVLADDARVYDELLGLAAGAPGWRGAEKTVRELARQTGRRIALTTQDRVVIADSRGEGEGEGGGRGGKDGKDGKDGKGAVGAELPSKASAVVDPLAVDGALTAGAGSADAEAGGQDRIDPRAVGPFRLPGSERKELAKVAASVVGCMHDLGVSAHAVQGPSGRPRVEAPNDPSQFLDSSCRDYRLDMPTRTESKALERLNELTNACLRRGDAPPVKVGLDLTWWQSVGVFDRQSGRYIPTETDPPAEPPAEPSTAPSRAPSRAPSTDPSTEPGPGDQAEQGASPAPSAPPKGRGALTATPSESPYPTEPSGGVSRVGSEFDTKTAACVGSARREQLGPYVSAPALLFVTSSDGSRTAAARAGENSGFSLSGANTTRLAGLSAGILAVTVAVTAFAASRLTRPLRALTAATQRMKTGEAAEPVTARSAGSAGEIRQLADAFNDMAAHRKALEDQRQAMVSDVAHELRTPLSNIRGWLEAAEDGVVATDPELVSSLLEEAVLLQHIVNDLQDLAAADAGTLRLHREPVHASDVVDQVAAAHQAGAEAAGVRLSAMTLGDPCFTADPLRLRQAIGNLVSNAIRHTPEGGSVTINCRATLDAVVVEVADTGTGISPEDLPYVFDRFWRADKSRTRATGGSGLGLAIVRQLVEGHGGTVAARSTPGEGAVFTVRVPEE; via the coding sequence GTGCGTGACATACCGTTCCGCAAGAGTCTGCTGCCCCGGCTCCTTGCGGTCTCCGTTCTCGTCTCCGTGGTCTCGATCGCCGCCACCGCCTGGCTCGCCGCGCAGACCACGTCCGGCGCGATCCGGCAGGAACAGGGGCAGGTACTCGCCGATGACGCCCGTGTCTACGACGAGCTGCTCGGTCTCGCGGCCGGTGCGCCGGGGTGGCGGGGCGCCGAGAAGACCGTGCGGGAGCTGGCCCGGCAGACCGGGCGGCGTATCGCCCTGACCACGCAGGATCGGGTGGTCATCGCCGACTCGCGGGGCGAGGGAGAGGGGGAGGGTGGGGGCAGGGGTGGCAAGGATGGCAAGGATGGCAAGGACGGTAAGGGGGCAGTCGGTGCCGAGTTGCCGTCCAAGGCCTCGGCCGTCGTCGATCCGCTCGCCGTCGACGGGGCGCTGACCGCCGGTGCGGGGAGCGCGGATGCGGAGGCCGGGGGCCAGGACCGTATCGATCCGCGCGCGGTCGGGCCCTTCCGGCTGCCGGGGTCGGAGCGGAAAGAGCTTGCGAAGGTGGCGGCGAGCGTCGTGGGCTGCATGCACGACCTCGGGGTTTCCGCCCATGCCGTCCAGGGACCCAGTGGGCGGCCACGCGTCGAGGCCCCCAACGACCCGTCCCAGTTCCTCGACTCCAGCTGCCGCGACTACCGGCTCGACATGCCCACCCGTACCGAGAGCAAGGCGCTCGAGCGGCTCAACGAACTCACCAACGCGTGCCTGCGGCGCGGGGACGCCCCGCCCGTCAAGGTCGGGCTCGATCTGACGTGGTGGCAGTCGGTGGGCGTGTTCGACCGTCAATCCGGGCGCTATATCCCCACCGAAACGGACCCGCCCGCGGAACCGCCCGCGGAACCGTCCACGGCCCCGTCCAGGGCCCCGTCCAGAGCCCCGTCCACGGACCCGTCCACAGAGCCGGGGCCGGGTGACCAGGCCGAACAGGGCGCCTCCCCGGCTCCGAGCGCCCCTCCCAAGGGGCGGGGTGCGCTTACGGCCACCCCCTCGGAATCGCCGTACCCCACCGAGCCGTCGGGCGGAGTCAGCCGCGTCGGCAGCGAGTTCGACACCAAGACCGCCGCCTGCGTGGGCAGCGCCCGGCGCGAGCAGCTCGGTCCGTACGTCTCCGCGCCCGCCCTCCTCTTCGTCACCAGCTCCGACGGTTCGCGCACCGCGGCGGCCCGCGCCGGCGAGAACTCGGGGTTCAGCCTCTCCGGGGCCAACACCACCCGGCTCGCGGGCCTTTCGGCGGGCATCCTCGCGGTGACCGTCGCCGTGACCGCCTTCGCCGCGAGCCGGCTGACCCGCCCGCTGCGGGCACTGACCGCCGCGACGCAGCGCATGAAGACGGGCGAGGCGGCCGAACCCGTCACCGCGCGCTCGGCGGGATCGGCGGGGGAGATCCGCCAACTCGCCGACGCCTTCAACGACATGGCCGCCCACCGCAAGGCCCTGGAGGACCAGCGCCAGGCCATGGTGAGCGACGTCGCGCACGAGCTGCGTACGCCGCTTTCGAACATCCGCGGCTGGCTCGAGGCGGCCGAGGACGGCGTGGTCGCCACCGACCCGGAGCTGGTCTCCTCGCTCCTCGAAGAGGCCGTGCTGCTCCAGCACATCGTCAACGACCTCCAGGATCTGGCCGCCGCTGACGCCGGTACGCTCCGGCTGCACCGCGAGCCCGTGCACGCGTCCGACGTCGTGGACCAGGTCGCGGCGGCGCACCAGGCGGGTGCCGAGGCGGCGGGCGTACGGCTGAGCGCGATGACGCTCGGGGACCCCTGCTTCACGGCCGACCCGCTCCGGCTCCGCCAGGCCATCGGCAATCTCGTCTCCAACGCGATCCGGCACACTCCGGAGGGCGGCAGCGTGACGATCAACTGCCGCGCGACGCTCGACGCGGTGGTGGTGGAGGTCGCCGACACCGGTACCGGCATCAGTCCCGAAGACCTGCCGTACGTCTTCGACCGCTTCTGGCGAGCGGACAAGTCCCGTACGCGGGCGACGGGCGGCAGCGGGCTCGGCCTCGCGATCGTCCGGCAGTTGGTGGAGGGGCACGGCGGGACGGTGGCGGCGCGGAGTACGCCGGGGGAGGGGGCGGTGTTCACGGTGCGGGTGCCGGAGGAGTGA
- a CDS encoding alpha/beta hydrolase, which produces MRIRGLRTPATAFLAAGLLISGCSAGSTTADVSMAALPRATPQELAPYYEQKLSWRECGVAGFECSTMKAPLDYAKPDGEAIKLAVSRKKATGPGKRLGSLLVNPGGPGGSAIGYLQSYAALGYPEEVRAQYDMAAVDPRGVARSEPVTCLDGKQMDAHTQTDVTPDDERETVQLSLAFKKFAAGCEKRSGEVLPHVSTVEAARDMDILRAALGDEKLSYVGASYGTFLGATYAGLYPDRVGRLVLDGAMDPSLPARRMNRDQTAGFETAFQSFAKDCVGRSDCPLGTGSEADAGKRLKSFFDELDRTPIPTGDSDGRKLGEALATTGVIAAMYDEGAWPQLRTALGTAMRDRDGAGLLSLSDSYYERDGDGTYANLMFANAAVNCLDLPPAFDTATDVEKYLPDFEKASPVFGEGLAWASLNCAYWPVKATGEPHRIEAEGAAPIVVVGTTRDPATPYRWAEALADQLSSGKLLTYEGDGHTAYGRGSKCVDEAVNAYLLEGKAPDDGKRCSQG; this is translated from the coding sequence ATGCGCATCAGAGGACTCCGCACCCCCGCGACCGCGTTCCTGGCCGCCGGACTGCTCATCTCCGGCTGCTCGGCCGGAAGCACGACGGCGGACGTGTCCATGGCCGCGCTGCCCCGCGCCACCCCGCAGGAGCTGGCTCCGTACTACGAGCAGAAGCTGAGCTGGCGCGAGTGCGGCGTCGCCGGCTTCGAGTGCTCCACGATGAAGGCGCCGCTGGACTACGCGAAGCCGGACGGCGAGGCGATCAAGCTCGCCGTATCCCGGAAGAAGGCCACAGGACCCGGCAAGCGCCTCGGCTCGCTCCTGGTCAACCCGGGCGGCCCCGGCGGCTCGGCGATCGGCTACCTCCAGTCGTACGCGGCCCTCGGCTACCCCGAAGAGGTCCGCGCCCAGTACGACATGGCCGCGGTCGATCCGCGCGGCGTGGCCCGCAGCGAGCCCGTCACCTGTCTCGACGGCAAGCAGATGGATGCGCACACGCAGACGGACGTCACACCGGACGACGAGCGCGAGACCGTCCAACTGTCGCTCGCCTTCAAGAAGTTCGCGGCGGGCTGCGAGAAGCGGTCCGGCGAGGTGCTGCCGCACGTCTCGACGGTCGAGGCGGCCCGCGACATGGACATCCTGCGCGCGGCGCTCGGCGACGAGAAGCTGAGCTACGTGGGCGCTTCGTACGGCACGTTCCTGGGAGCGACGTACGCCGGGCTCTACCCCGACCGCGTCGGGCGCCTGGTCCTGGACGGCGCGATGGACCCGTCGCTTCCGGCGCGTCGCATGAACCGTGACCAGACGGCGGGCTTCGAGACGGCGTTCCAGTCGTTCGCGAAGGACTGCGTGGGCCGGTCGGACTGCCCCCTGGGCACGGGGAGCGAGGCGGACGCGGGCAAGCGCCTCAAGTCCTTCTTCGACGAACTGGACCGCACGCCGATCCCCACCGGCGACTCCGACGGCCGCAAGCTCGGCGAGGCGCTCGCCACGACGGGCGTGATCGCGGCGATGTACGACGAGGGCGCCTGGCCCCAACTGCGCACGGCGCTGGGCACCGCGATGAGGGACAGGGACGGCGCGGGCCTCCTCTCCCTCTCGGACAGCTACTACGAGCGTGACGGCGACGGGACGTATGCGAACCTCATGTTCGCCAACGCCGCCGTGAACTGCCTGGACCTCCCCCCGGCCTTCGACACGGCCACCGATGTGGAGAAGTACCTGCCGGACTTCGAGAAGGCTTCCCCGGTCTTCGGCGAGGGCCTGGCCTGGGCCTCGCTGAACTGCGCGTACTGGCCGGTGAAGGCGACGGGCGAGCCGCACCGCATCGAGGCGGAAGGCGCGGCTCCGATCGTCGTGGTCGGCACCACACGCGACCCGGCGACGCCCTACCGCTGGGCCGAGGCCCTGGCCGACCAGCTCTCCTCCGGCAAGCTGCTCACGTACGAGGGGGACGGCCACACGGCGTACGGGCGCGGCAGCAAGTGCGTGGACGAGGCGGTCAACGCGTACCTGCTGGAAGGCAAGGCCCCGGACGACGGAAAGCGCTGCTCGCAGGGGTGA